A genomic region of Polyangia bacterium contains the following coding sequences:
- a CDS encoding prephenate dehydratase domain-containing protein: MSTQGKSDDGPAAGASDLPSLRGEIDGIDDQILGLLDRRAEVVKRVGELKRQRAETFHVPGRERAVLERLTAAARGAFPRQAVRPVFREIMSACLSLESPLVVAYPGPEATFSHLAGKTRFGLSARYAPAASIGEVFREVGRGADYGVVPVEEASEGLVTHALDHFLDSDLLIVGEIIIEAAHALLTHTGSTAGIERVYAHPVAAARCAAGLVESLPRASVVAAPSAAAAAALARDDARAAAVAPALAAEIFDLTVAKVRLDDGPADVARFLVLGKTAPPASGTDATSLLLGLDDQPGRLARVLDRLAAGGVNLRRIASRPTDRRQLRDLFFVDLDGHRSDPVCQAALEGLASELPLLKVLGSYPRDVAGGRRV, translated from the coding sequence ATGAGCACGCAAGGCAAGTCCGACGACGGGCCCGCCGCGGGCGCCAGCGATCTGCCGTCGTTGCGCGGCGAGATCGACGGCATCGACGATCAGATCCTGGGCTTGCTGGACCGACGGGCCGAAGTGGTCAAGCGGGTGGGTGAGCTCAAGCGTCAGCGCGCCGAGACCTTTCACGTCCCCGGCCGCGAGCGCGCCGTGCTGGAACGGCTGACCGCCGCCGCGCGGGGCGCTTTCCCGCGCCAGGCGGTGCGTCCGGTGTTTCGCGAGATCATGTCGGCGTGCCTGTCGCTGGAAAGCCCGCTGGTGGTGGCGTATCCCGGTCCGGAGGCGACGTTCAGTCACCTGGCCGGCAAGACGCGTTTTGGTTTGTCCGCCCGCTATGCGCCCGCCGCCAGCATCGGCGAGGTCTTTCGCGAGGTGGGGCGCGGCGCCGACTATGGCGTGGTCCCGGTCGAAGAAGCGTCCGAGGGGCTGGTCACCCACGCCCTGGATCATTTTCTCGATTCCGATCTGCTGATCGTCGGCGAGATCATCATCGAAGCGGCGCACGCCTTGCTGACCCACACGGGATCGACGGCGGGGATCGAGCGCGTCTACGCCCACCCGGTGGCGGCGGCCCGCTGCGCGGCGGGACTGGTGGAATCGCTGCCGCGCGCGTCGGTGGTGGCGGCGCCGTCAGCGGCGGCGGCGGCGGCGCTGGCCCGCGACGACGCGCGGGCGGCGGCGGTGGCGCCGGCGCTGGCGGCGGAGATTTTTGATCTGACGGTGGCCAAGGTGCGCCTGGACGACGGACCGGCGGATGTGGCGCGTTTTCTGGTGCTGGGAAAAACCGCGCCGCCGGCGTCGGGGACGGATGCCACCAGCTTGCTGCTGGGATTGGATGATCAACCGGGGCGGCTGGCGCGCGTGCTGGATCGCCTGGCCGCGGGCGGGGTGAACCTGCGCCGCATCGCCTCGCGTCCGACCGATCGCCGCCAGCTGCGCGATCTGTTCTTCGTCGATCTCGACGGGCACCGCAGCGATCCGGTGTGCCAGGCGGCGCTGGAGGGATTGGCCAGCGAGCTGCCGCTTCTGAAAGTGCTGGGATCGTACCCGCGAGACGTCGCGGGCGGACGGCGCGTGTGA
- a CDS encoding sigma-70 family RNA polymerase sigma factor, producing MSALIHAAPIIDRCIAGDEAAWRELHREYYPQVGRFLRRLGVPANETDDLSQDVFAQVVRYLPRFEGRADFRTWLFKLCISQVNRRRRFRWPALLRLGRAQPESDRRLVSIDGRLEALAGPALPEFSQVEMARRARLALQHMKPAHRAVLVLFELEGMTGEEIARVVGAPVATVWRRLSYARREFEQWINEGPFHPPIGERP from the coding sequence GTGAGCGCCCTTATCCATGCCGCCCCCATCATCGACCGCTGCATCGCGGGGGACGAGGCGGCGTGGCGCGAACTGCACCGCGAGTACTACCCGCAGGTCGGGCGTTTTCTCCGACGCCTGGGAGTTCCAGCGAACGAGACCGACGATCTGTCCCAGGACGTGTTCGCCCAGGTGGTGCGGTACCTGCCGCGATTCGAAGGCCGCGCCGACTTTCGCACCTGGCTGTTCAAGCTGTGCATCAGCCAGGTCAACCGGCGCCGACGCTTTCGCTGGCCGGCGCTGCTTCGCCTGGGCCGCGCGCAACCCGAATCTGATCGCCGGCTGGTCTCCATCGACGGCCGCCTGGAGGCCCTGGCCGGACCGGCCCTGCCCGAATTCAGTCAGGTCGAAATGGCCCGGCGCGCCCGGCTGGCCCTGCAGCACATGAAACCGGCGCACCGCGCGGTGCTGGTGCTCTTCGAGCTCGAGGGCATGACCGGCGAAGAGATCGCGCGCGTGGTTGGTGCGCCCGTCGCCACGGTCTGGCGCCGGCTGTCTTACGCGCGCCGCGAGTTCGAGCAATGGATCAACGAAGGCCCCTTTCACCCACCCATCGGAGAGCGACCATGA
- a CDS encoding radical SAM protein, whose product MNLRNLDLAGTQASLAPLGVGPDVGRRLFSVVHRDGATSLTCQTVRGLTKVSAAAINAQAAWPELEIVDRRRAADGFMKYLFRLPDDRVIEAVRIPLPDPAAARELKERRRRGEAPSLAALPTAKYTLCVSSQVGCALGCVFCATGRLGGIRSLQTWEILAQVRLVASEADHPIRGVVFMGMGEPFLNYDNVIRAARVLSDPAGGAISAKAISISTAGIVPAIRRFTDEGHHFRLIVSLGAPTSLQRRSLMPIEGRWPLPELMAVIRAYAEASGQRVTIAYVAIGGADGNTSVAHARDLAALVSGIKVKLNLIDVSDDTGKYQPPTADELSAFRDALTALGAPVVRRYSGGQDIGAGCGTLAASQRGGEACAGGSAAPAGPPDL is encoded by the coding sequence TTGAACCTGCGCAATCTGGATCTGGCCGGCACGCAGGCGTCGCTGGCGCCGCTGGGCGTCGGGCCCGACGTCGGGCGGCGGCTGTTTTCGGTGGTCCACCGCGACGGGGCGACCAGCCTGACCTGCCAGACGGTGCGCGGCTTGACCAAGGTGTCCGCCGCGGCGATCAACGCGCAAGCCGCCTGGCCCGAACTGGAGATCGTCGATCGCCGTCGGGCCGCCGACGGGTTCATGAAATATCTGTTTCGCTTGCCCGACGATCGGGTGATCGAGGCGGTGCGCATCCCGCTGCCCGATCCGGCCGCCGCGCGCGAATTGAAAGAGCGCCGCCGCCGCGGCGAAGCCCCGTCGCTGGCCGCGCTGCCGACGGCCAAGTACACCTTGTGTGTCAGCTCGCAGGTGGGCTGCGCGCTCGGCTGTGTCTTTTGCGCCACCGGGCGCCTGGGCGGTATCCGGAGCCTGCAGACCTGGGAGATCTTGGCGCAGGTGCGCCTGGTGGCGTCCGAAGCGGACCACCCGATCCGCGGCGTGGTCTTCATGGGAATGGGCGAACCGTTCCTTAACTACGACAACGTCATTCGCGCCGCGCGCGTGCTCTCCGACCCGGCCGGCGGCGCCATTTCGGCCAAGGCCATTTCCATCTCCACCGCCGGCATCGTGCCGGCCATTCGGCGCTTCACCGACGAGGGCCACCACTTTCGTTTGATCGTCTCGCTGGGCGCGCCGACCTCGTTGCAGCGTCGATCGCTGATGCCCATCGAAGGCCGCTGGCCGCTGCCCGAATTGATGGCCGTCATTCGCGCCTACGCCGAGGCCAGCGGCCAGCGCGTGACCATCGCCTACGTGGCCATCGGCGGCGCGGACGGCAACACCAGCGTGGCTCACGCGCGCGATCTGGCCGCGCTGGTGTCTGGAATCAAGGTGAAGCTCAACCTCATCGACGTCAGCGACGACACCGGCAAATACCAGCCGCCGACCGCGGACGAACTGTCCGCGTTTCGAGACGCCCTGACGGCCTTGGGCGCGCCGGTGGTGCGCCGGTATTCCGGCGGCCAGGACATCGGCGCCGGCTGCGGCACGCTGGCCGCCAGTCAGCGCGGCGGCGAAGCGTGCGCGGGAGGGTCAGCCGCTCCCGCGGGCCCGCCCGATCTCTAG
- a CDS encoding DEAD/DEAH box helicase, whose protein sequence is MNNEPTSPPPPSSIPAAVSPSPSGEVTAPKPKVPSFAELGLRPEVLRAVEEMGFTEPMPVQAAVLPLTTAGRDLMVQSRTGSGKTAAFGIPFANSIVNPDDKFVQAVVLLPTRELALQVASELAKIVTYRKAVVVPVYGGAPMGRQVEQLRAGGQIVCGTPGRVLDHLRRGTLKLDRVKCAVLDECDEMLSMGFQEDIEAILEHTPESRQTLLFSATLPEGIQRLSRRFLKNPEFLKLSADFVGVQEIKHLYYSIPGVNRENELLRILNFEDPKSAIIFCNTREETGRVAEFLRKQGFEAEAISSDLSQSDRERVMARMRASGIKYLVATDVAARGIDIENLQYVFNYTFPEAPELYIHRTGRTGRAGKQGTAVSLIGPTEVGSFYYLKLLYKIKPEERALPSEVEIRSRREGERVTALRQALGEDAGGEWKGLARRLMGAVDSERLIAALLARSFAALEGMPAAPAPRPAPLASVPAALVASVSSSAPPVARDSERDREPRGFRDRGDRPPRDRDGRREGREPRRDRPERTDRPERTERAERSERPPERSARGPRSERGFRPEATAPRAPAAPAEREFWEVWSDEKAAQAAAEGLPTDRDGEAPVLERTVEAPAVARSVGFSPVDRNAGTAGEREAGSTGDRNGRSDAAETTTVDENVARLYLNLGRKDGAAESEIKNLLASHAGVSSVLGMDVMNTHTYINVPVADADRICAALTGRELGSRELVCERAKPRRR, encoded by the coding sequence ATGAATAACGAACCCACTTCACCGCCCCCGCCTTCGTCCATCCCCGCCGCCGTCTCGCCCTCGCCGTCGGGCGAGGTGACCGCGCCGAAACCCAAAGTCCCCTCCTTCGCTGAACTGGGCCTGCGCCCGGAAGTTCTGCGCGCCGTCGAGGAGATGGGCTTCACCGAACCGATGCCGGTGCAGGCGGCGGTCCTCCCGCTGACCACCGCCGGACGCGATCTGATGGTGCAGTCGCGCACCGGCTCGGGAAAAACCGCCGCCTTCGGCATTCCCTTCGCCAACAGCATCGTCAACCCCGATGACAAGTTCGTCCAGGCGGTCGTGCTGCTGCCGACGCGCGAGCTGGCCCTGCAGGTGGCGTCCGAGCTGGCCAAGATCGTCACTTACCGCAAGGCGGTGGTGGTGCCGGTTTACGGCGGCGCGCCCATGGGCCGCCAGGTCGAACAGCTACGCGCGGGCGGTCAGATCGTGTGCGGCACACCGGGCCGCGTGCTGGATCACCTGCGGCGGGGAACGCTGAAGCTGGACCGCGTGAAGTGCGCCGTCCTCGACGAGTGCGACGAGATGCTGTCGATGGGTTTTCAGGAGGACATCGAAGCGATCCTGGAACACACGCCGGAGTCGCGGCAGACGCTGCTGTTCTCCGCCACCCTGCCCGAGGGCATCCAGCGGCTGTCGCGGCGGTTCCTCAAGAACCCGGAGTTCTTGAAGCTGTCGGCGGACTTCGTCGGCGTGCAGGAGATCAAGCACCTTTATTATTCGATCCCCGGCGTCAACCGCGAAAACGAGCTTTTGCGCATCCTGAACTTCGAAGATCCGAAGTCAGCGATCATCTTTTGCAATACGCGCGAAGAGACCGGCCGGGTGGCGGAGTTCCTGCGCAAGCAAGGCTTCGAGGCCGAGGCCATCTCGTCCGATCTGTCGCAGAGCGATCGCGAGCGGGTGATGGCCCGCATGCGCGCCAGCGGCATCAAGTACCTGGTCGCCACCGACGTCGCCGCGCGCGGCATCGACATCGAGAACCTCCAGTACGTCTTCAACTACACCTTCCCCGAGGCGCCCGAGCTTTACATCCACCGCACCGGCCGCACCGGCCGCGCCGGCAAGCAAGGCACGGCGGTGTCGCTGATCGGGCCGACCGAGGTGGGCTCGTTTTATTATTTGAAGCTGCTCTACAAGATCAAACCGGAAGAGCGCGCGCTGCCGTCGGAGGTGGAGATCCGCTCGCGGCGCGAAGGCGAGCGGGTGACGGCCTTGCGCCAGGCCCTGGGCGAAGACGCGGGCGGCGAATGGAAAGGCCTGGCCCGGCGCCTGATGGGCGCCGTCGACAGCGAACGGCTGATCGCCGCGTTGCTGGCCCGATCGTTCGCCGCGCTGGAAGGAATGCCTGCCGCCCCCGCTCCGCGCCCGGCCCCGCTGGCGTCGGTGCCGGCGGCGCTGGTCGCGTCGGTCTCATCGAGCGCGCCGCCAGTTGCCCGCGACAGCGAGCGCGACCGCGAGCCGCGCGGTTTTCGCGACCGCGGCGATCGCCCGCCGCGCGATCGTGACGGCCGCCGCGAAGGACGCGAGCCGCGCCGCGATCGTCCGGAGCGGACCGATCGACCCGAGCGCACCGAACGAGCCGAGCGCTCCGAGCGCCCACCTGAGCGCAGCGCGCGCGGTCCGCGCAGCGAACGCGGCTTCCGACCCGAAGCCACTGCCCCACGCGCGCCCGCCGCTCCCGCCGAACGCGAATTCTGGGAGGTATGGAGCGACGAAAAGGCCGCCCAGGCCGCCGCGGAAGGTCTGCCCACGGATCGCGACGGCGAAGCCCCCGTCCTGGAGCGCACCGTCGAGGCGCCGGCTGTTGCCCGCAGCGTCGGCTTTTCCCCCGTTGATCGTAACGCCGGCACTGCCGGCGAGCGCGAGGCGGGCAGCACCGGTGATCGCAATGGCCGCTCCGACGCCGCCGAGACCACGACGGTCGACGAGAACGTGGCCCGGCTTTATCTGAACCTCGGCCGTAAGGACGGCGCCGCCGAAAGCGAGATCAAAAACCTGCTGGCCAGCCACGCCGGCGTGTCCAGCGTGCTGGGCATGGACGTGATGAACACCCACACCTATATCAACGTCCCCGTCGCCGACGCCGACCGCATCTGCGCCGCCCTCACCGGCCGCGAGCTCGGCTCCCGCGAGCTGGTGTGCGAACGCGCGAAGCCCCGCCGCAGATAG
- the aroA gene encoding 3-phosphoshikimate 1-carboxyvinyltransferase, with amino-acid sequence MSEQAHAGEILSVERSGPLRGTCRVPGDKSVSHRALLFGALTDGAVEIAGLGLGGDNVSTARALQALGVAIDLAGEQARVTGVGLRGLRSAARAIDCGNSGTSIRLLTGLVAGRPFETVLEGDSSLTRRPMRRLAEPLRLMGAIVDGRVEPQRPNDIFPPLRIRGGALHGIRYPLPVASAQLKSALVLAGLQAKGPTIITEPAQSRDHTERMLRFLGAPVSADPATNTITVEPDGWDGRLRAIPITVPGDFSSATFLLVAALIVPGSDVVIENVGINPTRTGALDVLRAMGGDLTVTQTGQAMGEPVARIHARASHLRGVRVDGTLALRSIDEIPALTVAAAVAEGTTVFADLEELRVKESDRIRALARELGRAGVAVTEQRDGLSITGTDAGDSLRGGTVIPEGDHRIAMSAAILGLCGAETTLVEAKEIATSFPTFAATLRALGATL; translated from the coding sequence ATGTCGGAGCAAGCGCACGCAGGCGAGATTCTGTCGGTCGAACGCTCGGGGCCTTTGCGCGGCACCTGCCGCGTGCCGGGCGACAAGTCGGTCTCGCACCGCGCGCTGCTGTTCGGCGCGCTGACCGACGGCGCGGTCGAGATCGCTGGCCTCGGTCTGGGCGGCGACAACGTATCGACGGCGCGCGCGCTGCAGGCGCTGGGCGTGGCGATCGATCTGGCCGGCGAACAAGCGCGGGTCACCGGCGTGGGCCTGCGCGGGCTGCGGTCGGCGGCGCGGGCCATCGACTGCGGTAATTCGGGAACCAGCATTCGCCTTCTGACCGGGCTTGTGGCCGGGCGGCCGTTCGAGACGGTGCTGGAAGGCGACAGCTCGCTGACCAGGCGGCCGATGCGCCGCCTGGCCGAGCCGCTGCGTTTGATGGGGGCCATCGTCGACGGGCGCGTCGAACCCCAACGCCCTAATGATATTTTTCCACCGCTGCGAATCCGCGGCGGCGCTCTGCACGGGATTCGCTACCCGCTGCCGGTGGCCAGCGCCCAGCTGAAAAGCGCGTTGGTGCTGGCCGGCCTCCAGGCCAAGGGTCCCACCATCATCACCGAGCCGGCCCAGTCGCGCGACCACACCGAACGCATGCTGCGGTTCCTGGGCGCGCCGGTCAGCGCCGATCCGGCCACCAACACCATCACTGTCGAGCCGGACGGCTGGGACGGCCGCTTGCGGGCCATCCCCATCACCGTGCCAGGCGATTTCTCGTCGGCGACGTTTCTGCTGGTGGCGGCGCTGATCGTTCCTGGCAGCGACGTCGTGATCGAGAACGTGGGCATCAACCCCACCCGGACTGGCGCCCTGGACGTGCTGCGGGCGATGGGCGGCGATCTCACCGTCACCCAGACCGGCCAGGCGATGGGCGAACCGGTGGCGCGCATTCACGCGCGGGCCTCGCACCTGCGCGGCGTGCGCGTCGACGGCACGCTGGCCTTGCGATCGATCGACGAGATCCCGGCCTTGACGGTGGCCGCGGCGGTCGCCGAAGGGACCACGGTGTTCGCCGATCTGGAAGAGCTGCGGGTCAAGGAATCCGATCGCATCCGGGCGCTGGCGCGGGAGCTGGGCCGGGCGGGTGTGGCGGTGACCGAACAGCGCGACGGCTTGTCGATCACCGGCACCGACGCCGGCGATTCGCTGCGCGGAGGGACCGTCATCCCCGAGGGCGATCATCGCATCGCCATGTCGGCGGCGATCCTGGGTCTGTGCGGGGCGGAGACCACGCTGGTCGAGGCGAAGGAGATCGCCACCTCCTTCCCCACCTTCGCGGCCACCTTGCGCGCGCTGGGCGCGACGCTTTAG
- a CDS encoding glutaredoxin family protein, with protein sequence MLRVALILIVVLAAAGGGCRKVTPEAAPVTNGAPATLEILKGDRWLFTYVESDGQFSTTDKAEIVPEVSRRLVRVLDPSNPSAKNAGNGQVFVADLNQLLNSGKTRAKALSREAFETGALAQLPAGKSSALAEHQPGAGATPPPLAGHADGGAPLAPGTKPVVTVYGTSWCGACRAARQYLSERKIPFADKDVEQDPAAARELAEKAAKLGIPTDRVPVIEVRGRLLLGFDQARIEALLGEST encoded by the coding sequence ATGCTTCGCGTGGCTTTGATTCTGATCGTGGTTCTTGCCGCGGCCGGCGGCGGCTGTCGCAAGGTGACGCCGGAGGCGGCGCCGGTGACGAACGGCGCGCCAGCGACGCTGGAGATCTTGAAAGGCGATCGCTGGCTGTTCACCTATGTCGAATCCGACGGACAGTTCTCCACCACCGACAAGGCGGAGATCGTTCCGGAGGTTTCGCGGCGTCTGGTGCGGGTCCTGGATCCCTCGAACCCGTCGGCAAAAAACGCCGGCAATGGCCAGGTGTTCGTCGCCGACCTCAACCAATTGTTGAACTCTGGAAAGACCCGGGCCAAGGCCCTGTCGCGCGAAGCCTTCGAGACCGGCGCGCTGGCGCAGCTCCCCGCCGGAAAGTCATCCGCGCTGGCCGAGCATCAGCCTGGCGCAGGCGCGACGCCACCGCCGCTGGCTGGGCACGCCGATGGTGGTGCGCCGCTGGCGCCCGGAACCAAGCCGGTGGTGACCGTCTACGGCACGTCCTGGTGTGGCGCCTGTCGAGCGGCGCGCCAGTATCTATCCGAGCGCAAGATTCCGTTCGCTGACAAGGACGTCGAGCAAGATCCCGCCGCCGCCCGCGAGCTGGCCGAAAAAGCCGCCAAGCTGGGCATCCCCACTGATCGCGTTCCGGTGATCGAGGTGCGCGGCCGGCTGCTGCTGGGTTTCGATCAGGCCCGTATCGAGGCGTTGCTGGGAGAATCGACTTGA
- a CDS encoding ABC transporter substrate-binding protein — protein sequence MSAAGVCQAADQAPKPASTKASKGAAKAAVDAPAEDEARGGGPDKSGPPPASSSPMAELKKSNAALDKVLRKDRPDWSPEAELQRAEVRKVVGSFLDYGELARRSLARHWDTLTVKQRQDFVNTLRQLVERSYLRQMHSSPNYNIKYEKEEKTGSEASVTATLNTVSRGKKVVVALDYKMMWKEGHWVVYDVLTDDQSMLENYRAEFNKIITKESFDALLNKMKKKLDEKDEE from the coding sequence GTGAGCGCGGCCGGTGTTTGCCAGGCCGCCGACCAGGCCCCCAAGCCCGCGTCGACCAAGGCCAGCAAAGGCGCCGCCAAGGCCGCCGTCGACGCGCCCGCCGAGGACGAAGCAAGGGGCGGTGGCCCCGACAAGAGCGGCCCGCCGCCCGCGTCGTCGAGCCCGATGGCCGAGCTGAAGAAATCCAACGCCGCCCTGGACAAGGTGCTGCGCAAGGACCGTCCCGATTGGTCGCCGGAGGCCGAGCTGCAGCGAGCCGAGGTGCGCAAGGTGGTCGGTTCCTTCCTGGACTACGGCGAGCTGGCGCGCCGATCGCTGGCCCGCCACTGGGACACCCTGACGGTCAAGCAGCGGCAAGACTTCGTCAACACCCTCCGCCAGCTGGTCGAGCGCAGCTACCTGCGCCAGATGCACAGCAGCCCCAACTACAACATCAAGTACGAAAAGGAAGAGAAGACCGGCAGCGAGGCCAGCGTCACCGCCACGCTGAACACGGTCTCGCGCGGGAAGAAGGTGGTCGTGGCCCTGGACTACAAGATGATGTGGAAGGAAGGCCACTGGGTGGTCTACGACGTCCTCACCGACGACCAGAGCATGCTGGAAAACTACCGCGCCGAGTTCAACAAGATCATCACCAAGGAGTCCTTCGACGCCCTGTTGAACAAGATGAAGAAGAAGCTCGACGAAAAAGACGAGGAATGA
- a CDS encoding cytochrome c biogenesis protein CcdA, producing the protein MAPPPTMIFALTAGLLTALTPCVYPMIPITISIFGAKAGVSRARALVLATFYVAGIAAMFGTLGTVFALLGKAFGTFLANPWVIVPLALFFVAMALSMFGAFELAVPAGLQARLSRVGGRGFGGAFLMGLVGGIIAAPCTGPPLAAILAYVATTRDAVYGFLLLSTYAIGFGVPFWVLAGFSMSLPRSGGWMDAVKSVFGIALLVAALYYLKNVVPALGHFTGRTPLFLGGALLAVAVGVALGAVHLTFHQQAAARVRKALGVALATLGLFAVTNYVLTPKGAVQLTWLGSENDALTAARAAGQPLLIDFMADWCLPCRELDLKVFSQPDVAQALQDFTLLRVNLTREDEDPALGAVKKKYAADTLPAVRIVSPSGAPLGRADEVLTPKHFLDLLAQAKRTN; encoded by the coding sequence ATGGCCCCTCCCCCGACGATGATCTTCGCGCTGACCGCCGGTCTGCTGACCGCGCTCACCCCCTGCGTGTACCCGATGATTCCCATCACCATCAGCATCTTCGGGGCGAAGGCTGGCGTCAGCCGGGCCCGCGCGCTGGTGCTGGCGACGTTCTACGTGGCCGGCATCGCCGCCATGTTCGGGACGCTGGGGACGGTGTTCGCGCTGCTGGGCAAGGCCTTCGGGACCTTCCTGGCCAACCCGTGGGTGATCGTGCCGCTGGCGCTTTTCTTCGTGGCCATGGCCCTGTCGATGTTCGGCGCCTTCGAGCTGGCGGTGCCGGCCGGGTTGCAGGCGCGCCTGTCGCGGGTGGGCGGGCGCGGTTTTGGCGGCGCGTTCTTGATGGGCCTGGTGGGCGGCATCATCGCCGCGCCCTGCACCGGTCCGCCGCTGGCGGCGATCCTGGCCTATGTCGCCACCACGCGCGACGCGGTCTACGGGTTCCTGCTGCTGTCGACGTACGCGATCGGGTTCGGCGTGCCGTTCTGGGTGCTGGCCGGATTCTCCATGTCGCTGCCGCGTTCGGGTGGCTGGATGGACGCCGTGAAGAGCGTCTTCGGGATCGCCCTGCTGGTGGCGGCGCTTTACTACCTCAAGAACGTGGTGCCGGCGCTGGGGCACTTCACCGGGCGGACGCCGCTGTTCCTGGGCGGCGCCTTGCTGGCCGTCGCCGTCGGCGTGGCGCTGGGCGCGGTGCACCTGACCTTTCACCAGCAAGCCGCCGCGCGCGTGCGCAAAGCGCTGGGCGTGGCGCTGGCGACCCTGGGCTTGTTCGCGGTGACCAATTACGTGCTGACGCCGAAGGGCGCCGTGCAGCTGACCTGGCTGGGCAGCGAGAACGATGCCCTCACCGCCGCCCGCGCCGCCGGCCAGCCGCTGCTCATCGACTTCATGGCCGACTGGTGCCTGCCCTGCCGGGAGCTCGACCTGAAGGTCTTCTCCCAGCCCGACGTCGCCCAGGCCCTGCAGGATTTCACCCTGCTGCGCGTGAATCTGACCCGCGAAGACGAGGACCCGGCGCTGGGGGCGGTGAAGAAAAAATACGCCGCCGACACCCTACCCGCCGTGCGCATCGTCTCGCCCTCCGGCGCCCCGCTCGGTCGCGCCGACGAGGTGCTGACCCCGAAACATTTTTTGGACCTGCTGGCGCAAGCGAAACGAACGAACTGA
- a CDS encoding prephenate dehydrogenase/arogenate dehydrogenase family protein, giving the protein MTTRVTWDGPPLGRLAVIGVGQLGGSVALAARAAGVVNEVVGFARNPETLRRARELGLIDTAAGSAAEAARGAAVIVLATPVRSLAALAGALAPAVARDALVFDVASVKVPAVRALEPVLPPGTFVACHPIAGTERVGPDAASATLFAGRPCVLCPTATTDAAALTTVTRLWSTFGADVVMMDAAVHDRVLGASSHLPHVAAYALAAAVSGGEPKVLQQIGRLMTTSLRDTTRVAASSPAMWRDIFLDNRGEILPLIDRLLEQIQSLRAAISDDDGERLDALLAAAKQSRDRLIPG; this is encoded by the coding sequence GTGACGACGCGCGTGACCTGGGACGGGCCGCCGCTTGGTCGGCTGGCGGTGATTGGCGTCGGGCAGCTCGGCGGCTCGGTGGCGCTGGCGGCGCGCGCGGCGGGCGTGGTCAACGAAGTGGTCGGCTTCGCCCGCAACCCCGAGACGCTGCGCCGGGCGCGGGAGCTCGGTCTTATCGATACCGCCGCGGGCAGCGCGGCCGAGGCGGCGCGGGGCGCGGCGGTGATCGTGCTGGCCACGCCGGTGCGCAGCTTGGCGGCGCTGGCCGGGGCGCTGGCCCCGGCGGTGGCCCGCGACGCGCTGGTCTTCGACGTGGCCAGCGTGAAGGTGCCGGCGGTGCGCGCGCTGGAGCCGGTGCTGCCGCCCGGGACCTTCGTCGCCTGTCATCCGATTGCCGGCACCGAGCGCGTCGGGCCGGATGCGGCGTCGGCGACGCTCTTTGCCGGCCGGCCGTGCGTGCTGTGCCCGACCGCGACCACCGATGCGGCGGCGTTGACCACCGTGACGCGGTTGTGGTCGACGTTCGGCGCCGACGTGGTGATGATGGACGCCGCGGTTCACGATCGCGTGCTCGGGGCCAGCAGTCACCTGCCGCACGTGGCGGCGTACGCGCTGGCGGCGGCGGTTTCGGGCGGCGAGCCGAAGGTGCTGCAGCAGATCGGTCGCCTGATGACCACCAGCTTGCGCGACACCACCCGGGTGGCGGCGTCGAGCCCGGCCATGTGGCGCGACATCTTCCTCGACAACCGCGGCGAGATCCTGCCGCTGATCGATCGTTTGCTGGAGCAGATCCAGTCTCTGCGGGCGGCCATCTCCGACGATGACGGCGAACGGCTGGACGCGCTGCTGGCGGCGGCCAAGCAAAGCCGCGATCGGCTGATCCCTGGATGA